A window of the Polaribacter batillariae genome harbors these coding sequences:
- a CDS encoding response regulator transcription factor, whose product MKYLIAEDEIDLQQSIVTYLQRDGNICEVASNFEEASEKVSIYDYDAIILDINLISGSGLDVLKIIKKEKKRAGVIIISANNSLTDKLQGLDLGADDYITKPFHLAELNSRIKAVLRRGKYGGDEIMVFNEIKIDTKSRTAYINHKAIALTRKEYDLLVFFISNKGRVLSKEIIAEYLWGDDSDLLDNFCFIYVHINNLRKKLTAEGAKYIKTAYGSGYKFIED is encoded by the coding sequence ATGAAATATTTAATAGCAGAAGACGAAATAGACTTACAACAATCTATTGTAACGTATTTACAACGAGATGGTAATATCTGTGAAGTTGCATCGAATTTCGAAGAAGCTTCAGAAAAAGTTAGTATTTATGATTATGACGCTATTATTTTAGATATTAACCTAATTTCTGGGAGCGGTTTAGATGTTTTAAAAATCATAAAAAAAGAGAAAAAAAGAGCCGGTGTAATTATTATTTCAGCCAATAATTCATTAACAGATAAATTACAGGGGCTAGATTTAGGTGCAGACGATTATATTACAAAACCATTTCATTTAGCTGAATTAAACTCAAGAATTAAAGCCGTTTTAAGAAGAGGAAAATATGGTGGAGATGAAATTATGGTTTTTAATGAAATTAAAATCGATACAAAATCTAGAACAGCATATATTAACCATAAAGCCATTGCATTAACTCGAAAAGAATACGATTTATTGGTGTTTTTTATATCTAACAAAGGGCGAGTTTTATCAAAAGAAATTATTGCAGAATATCTTTGGGGAGATGATAGCGATTTACTAGATAATTTTTGTTTTATTTATGTTCACATTAATAATTTAAGAAAAAAACTAACTGCAGAAGGAGCAAAATATATAAAAACAGCTTATGGAAGTGGTTATAAATTTATAGAAGATTAA
- a CDS encoding AAA family ATPase — MSDVEAVKNLVGKYEQLQSEIGKVIIGQQEAVNFTLLSIFCGGHSLLIGVPGLAKTLLVNTVSDALGLNFKRIQFTPDLMPSDILGSEILDENRHFKFIKGPIFSNIILADEINRTPPKTQAALLEAMQERSVTVSGNHYKLELPFFVLATQNPIEQEGTYPLPEAQLDRFMFSINLEYPTFQEEVQVVKNTTSSLQQKIKSIFSGAEIVEIQHLIRKIPVAENVIEYAVRLVGKTRPKSAEATELVKSYLDWGAGPRASQNLILAAKAHAAVHGKFSPDIEDVKAVAVPILSHRIVKNYKAEAEGISIKEIINSLL; from the coding sequence ATGTCAGACGTAGAAGCAGTTAAAAACCTAGTTGGTAAATACGAACAACTACAATCTGAAATAGGAAAAGTAATTATTGGGCAACAAGAAGCTGTAAATTTTACTTTACTATCTATTTTTTGTGGAGGGCATTCTTTATTAATAGGAGTTCCTGGATTGGCAAAAACGTTATTGGTAAATACCGTTTCAGACGCACTGGGTTTAAATTTTAAAAGAATTCAGTTTACTCCAGATTTAATGCCTTCAGACATATTAGGAAGCGAAATTTTAGACGAAAACCGACATTTTAAATTTATAAAAGGACCCATTTTCTCGAACATTATTTTAGCAGACGAAATTAATAGAACACCACCAAAAACGCAGGCAGCCTTATTAGAAGCCATGCAAGAACGCTCTGTAACAGTTTCTGGAAACCATTATAAATTAGAATTGCCATTTTTTGTGTTGGCAACTCAAAACCCCATTGAGCAAGAAGGAACCTATCCTTTACCAGAAGCACAATTAGATAGGTTTATGTTTTCTATTAATTTAGAATACCCAACTTTTCAAGAAGAAGTACAAGTTGTAAAAAATACAACATCAAGTTTGCAACAAAAAATAAAATCTATTTTTTCTGGTGCAGAAATTGTAGAAATTCAGCATTTAATTCGAAAAATACCAGTTGCAGAAAACGTCATAGAATATGCCGTTCGTTTGGTAGGCAAAACAAGACCAAAATCTGCAGAAGCGACAGAATTGGTAAAATCTTATTTAGATTGGGGTGCAGGGCCAAGAGCTTCACAAAATTTAATTTTGGCCGCAAAAGCACATGCAGCAGTTCATGGTAAATTTTCACCAGATATCGAAGATGTAAAAGCGGTTGCAGTTCCTATTTTATCTCATAGAATAGTAAAAAACTATAAAGCAGAAGCAGAAGGGATAAGCATTAAAGAAATTATAAACTCTTTGTTGTAA
- a CDS encoding peptidylprolyl isomerase, whose amino-acid sequence MLHKTTILKYIKFLPIIAFLLIGSQTVHAQKEKIDGVAVVVGKNIVLDSDIEKFKQEVKLRSEGKVTFTDCEMLEELMQQKLLSHHAVIDSVTVSETEINGSVDRSVQYFTQQYGSLDKVIKAYGFNDLDDLKGELYKVQKENLLIEKEQQKITEKVDVTPEEVRLYYNGLKDAGELPEFAAEVELAQIVLKAEPSQEEIDRIIAELKQLKKEILDGASFRMKAVINSNDPSVTQNGGRMEVTKESNFIKEFKEVSFSLEEGEISEPFKTAFGYHIIQLHKIKGNTRIVSHILLQPKVPDSKLKETQDKLEKIKQDIKDGTITFEEAVKKYSEDKASKNNGGLILNPFTGESKFDLTRMDPAFYARVNDLKKGEMSDVFYDETREGKMYKFILMKERTDTHTADIVEDYVKIQDLALNKKKEETIEEWSKEKIKDTYIKISEDHAICKFKKNWKKEIKNK is encoded by the coding sequence ATGCTACACAAAACAACAATTTTAAAATATATTAAATTTCTACCAATAATTGCCTTTCTTTTAATAGGTTCACAAACAGTACATGCACAAAAAGAAAAAATAGACGGTGTAGCAGTGGTTGTGGGTAAAAATATTGTTTTAGACTCTGATATAGAAAAGTTTAAACAAGAAGTAAAACTTAGAAGCGAAGGAAAAGTTACATTTACAGACTGCGAAATGTTAGAAGAATTAATGCAACAAAAACTATTATCTCACCATGCAGTAATCGATAGTGTTACCGTTTCTGAAACAGAAATTAATGGCAGTGTAGATAGAAGTGTACAATATTTTACACAACAATATGGTAGCTTAGATAAGGTTATTAAAGCCTATGGTTTTAATGATTTAGACGATTTAAAAGGAGAATTATACAAGGTTCAAAAAGAAAATCTTTTAATTGAAAAAGAACAACAAAAAATAACAGAAAAAGTAGATGTAACACCAGAAGAAGTTCGCTTGTATTACAATGGTTTAAAAGACGCAGGAGAATTGCCAGAATTTGCTGCAGAGGTAGAGCTGGCACAAATTGTATTAAAAGCAGAACCTTCACAAGAAGAGATAGATAGAATTATTGCCGAATTAAAACAACTTAAAAAAGAAATTTTAGACGGTGCAAGTTTTAGAATGAAGGCAGTTATTAACTCTAACGACCCTAGTGTAACCCAAAATGGAGGTAGAATGGAGGTAACCAAAGAGTCTAATTTTATTAAAGAATTTAAAGAAGTCTCATTTTCTTTAGAAGAAGGCGAAATTTCGGAACCCTTTAAGACAGCTTTTGGGTACCATATTATTCAATTGCACAAAATAAAAGGAAACACAAGAATTGTTTCTCATATTTTATTGCAACCAAAAGTACCAGATAGTAAATTAAAAGAAACTCAAGATAAGTTAGAGAAAATTAAACAAGACATTAAAGATGGTACAATTACTTTCGAAGAAGCTGTTAAAAAATATTCCGAAGACAAAGCATCTAAAAACAATGGAGGGCTTATTTTAAACCCATTCACTGGAGAATCTAAATTCGATTTAACAAGAATGGATCCTGCGTTTTATGCAAGAGTTAACGATTTAAAAAAAGGAGAAATGTCTGATGTTTTTTATGATGAAACGAGAGAAGGAAAAATGTATAAGTTTATCTTAATGAAAGAAAGAACAGACACACATACAGCAGATATTGTAGAAGATTACGTAAAAATTCAAGATTTAGCTTTAAACAAAAAGAAAGAAGAAACTATAGAAGAATGGTCTAAAGAAAAAATAAAAGATACTTATATTAAAATTTCAGAAGACCATGCAATCTGTAAGTTTAAAAAGAATTGGAAAAAAGAAATAAAAAATAAATAA
- a CDS encoding peptidylprolyl isomerase, whose translation MKNSVLLIIFLFLTVPILGQKKSKTLLTIDGEKITVEDFKRVYEKNLDVIDNEESKDVAKNLELFINYKLKVKEAYQLQLDTLPSYKREIETYKNQLSAPYLQDTTFIEDLVKEVYKRTKNEVKAKHILVRIPRDATPKDTLVAYKKITKIRNRIVNGEDFEEVAVVASEDNSAKDDLKSGRKGNKGNLGYFSAFDMVLEFEDKAYKTKVGEVSEPFRTQFGYHILKVDDKRPSLGEVQVAHLLIADTTAVGKKKIDDVYAKLKNNGNFEALVTQYSEDENSKKNGGKLRKFRKGRMLKPIEEAAFSLKNVGDYAAPVKTRFGWHIIQLVEKFPIKPFNELKKELGNKIKRSSRMQLSEIAVINKLKAKYTITENEEAKKILNRKNIRAIPKDSLQNVILTINDKEITQESFINYIRNRRHKPVYLLFDMFKNEEILSYYKENLVHTEPEYAYTLKEYEDGLLLFELMQQKIWNASSKDTLGLKNYFEANKNKYPSKELKNNKGEVMNDYQNFLEKNWIADLRKKSEIKINKKQLRKLIKFYEEK comes from the coding sequence ATGAAAAACAGTGTTTTATTAATTATTTTTTTGTTTTTAACGGTTCCAATTTTAGGTCAAAAAAAGTCGAAAACCTTACTAACCATCGATGGAGAAAAAATAACAGTAGAAGACTTTAAGCGTGTTTACGAAAAAAATTTAGATGTCATAGATAACGAAGAATCTAAAGACGTTGCTAAAAATTTAGAACTTTTTATCAACTATAAATTAAAAGTAAAAGAAGCTTACCAATTACAATTAGATACCTTACCCTCTTACAAAAGAGAAATAGAAACCTATAAAAACCAACTTTCTGCACCTTACTTACAAGACACTACTTTTATAGAAGATTTGGTAAAAGAAGTGTATAAAAGAACAAAAAACGAAGTAAAAGCAAAGCATATATTGGTTAGAATTCCTAGAGATGCCACTCCAAAAGATACTTTAGTAGCGTATAAAAAAATAACTAAAATTAGAAACAGAATTGTTAATGGCGAAGATTTCGAGGAAGTTGCTGTTGTAGCATCCGAAGATAATTCTGCGAAAGACGATCTTAAATCAGGTCGAAAAGGAAATAAAGGAAATTTAGGCTATTTCTCTGCTTTTGATATGGTTTTAGAATTCGAAGATAAGGCTTATAAAACCAAAGTTGGCGAAGTTTCAGAACCGTTTAGAACCCAATTTGGGTATCATATTTTAAAAGTAGATGATAAAAGACCCTCTTTAGGAGAGGTGCAAGTTGCACATCTTTTAATAGCAGATACCACTGCTGTTGGTAAAAAGAAAATAGATGATGTGTATGCAAAACTTAAAAATAATGGAAATTTCGAAGCGTTGGTAACACAATATTCAGAAGATGAAAATTCAAAAAAGAACGGAGGTAAATTAAGAAAATTTCGAAAAGGTAGAATGCTAAAACCTATTGAAGAGGCTGCTTTTTCACTAAAAAATGTAGGAGATTATGCAGCGCCTGTTAAAACGCGTTTTGGATGGCATATTATACAATTAGTTGAAAAATTTCCGATAAAACCTTTTAATGAATTAAAAAAAGAACTCGGCAATAAAATTAAAAGAAGTTCTAGAATGCAATTGTCGGAAATTGCTGTAATTAATAAATTAAAAGCAAAATATACGATTACAGAAAACGAAGAAGCAAAAAAAATATTAAATAGAAAAAACATTAGAGCCATTCCAAAAGACTCTTTACAAAATGTTATTTTAACAATAAACGATAAAGAAATTACGCAAGAATCTTTTATAAACTACATTCGCAATAGAAGGCACAAACCAGTGTATTTATTGTTCGATATGTTTAAAAATGAAGAAATTTTGTCGTATTACAAAGAGAATTTGGTACATACCGAACCAGAATATGCATACACGTTAAAAGAGTACGAAGATGGTTTGTTACTTTTTGAATTGATGCAACAAAAAATATGGAACGCTTCTTCCAAAGACACCTTGGGTTTAAAAAATTATTTCGAAGCCAATAAAAATAAATATCCATCTAAAGAGTTAAAAAATAACAAAGGAGAGGTAATGAACGATTACCAAAACTTTTTAGAGAAAAATTGGATTGCAGACTTAAGAAAAAAGAGTGAAATAAAAATTAATAAAAAACAATTAAGAAAACTAATTAAATTTTACGAAGAAAAATAA
- a CDS encoding DUF493 family protein, whose amino-acid sequence MSKKSEFYSKLKVQLDDTTSFPADYLYKFIVPTTKNQVTEVEDIFDNRGAVITTKKSKTGRYVSVSIILKIENSDEVISFYKKVEKIEGIISL is encoded by the coding sequence ATGAGTAAAAAAAGCGAGTTTTATAGCAAATTAAAAGTTCAGTTAGACGATACTACAAGTTTTCCTGCAGATTACTTGTACAAGTTTATTGTGCCTACTACTAAAAATCAAGTAACAGAGGTAGAAGATATTTTCGATAATAGAGGCGCTGTAATTACAACTAAAAAATCGAAAACAGGAAGATATGTAAGTGTTTCCATTATTTTAAAAATAGAAAATTCAGACGAAGTAATTTCGTTTTATAAAAAAGTAGAAAAAATAGAAGGAATTATCTCTTTATAA
- a CDS encoding AAA family ATPase has translation MQQKIVLIGGPSTGKTTVLNNLISRDFFCMEEVSREVILKAKEKGIDQLFLTEPLLFSTMLLEGREQQYKIANKTNHKLVFFDRGLPDIYAYMNYFKTSYPAVFLEKSKQYKYDAIFHFSPWKQIHTTDNERYETFEQAVTIDQFLVDAYKKLGYTITNVPFGKVEERTNFILNSLSCDL, from the coding sequence ATGCAACAAAAAATTGTGCTTATTGGAGGGCCTAGTACTGGCAAAACAACCGTACTTAACAACCTTATTTCTAGAGATTTTTTTTGTATGGAAGAAGTTTCTAGAGAAGTAATTCTTAAAGCCAAAGAAAAAGGCATAGACCAGCTCTTTTTAACAGAACCGCTTCTTTTTAGCACAATGTTGTTAGAAGGTAGAGAACAACAATACAAAATTGCAAATAAAACAAACCACAAACTCGTTTTTTTCGATAGAGGACTTCCAGATATTTATGCCTATATGAATTATTTTAAAACTTCGTATCCAGCTGTTTTTTTAGAAAAAAGCAAACAATATAAATACGACGCTATTTTTCATTTTTCTCCATGGAAGCAAATTCACACAACAGATAACGAACGTTACGAAACTTTCGAACAAGCTGTAACTATAGACCAATTTTTAGTAGATGCTTACAAAAAATTAGGTTATACAATTACAAATGTACCTTTTGGAAAGGTAGAAGAAAGAACAAATTTTATTTTAAATTCGCTTTCTTGCGATTTATGA
- a CDS encoding RecQ family ATP-dependent DNA helicase, whose product MISPEKILAQYWGFSQFRTPQKEIITAVLEEKDVITLLPTGGGKSLCFQIPGLVKEGTCLVISPLIALMQDQVENLKKLHIKAVTIPSGTSPDEIITLFDTIKFGNVKFLYISPERLQSPLIQQKLTEVNLNLVAIDEAHCISEWGYDFRPSYRNIKILKNLNARVPFIALTATANKRVLKDIEENLELKSPKIFRKSFSRKNLAYQVFKIEDKLQRLLQIFTKTKTPAIVYVNSRKKTEEIANFLNANGFRSGFYHAGLSKINKQISFDNWMTEKTPIMVATNAFGMGIDKPNVGLVIHYNLPFSLENYVQETGRAGRNNKKSFAALFYNEHDILMFKEQLQKSLPTILEIKEIHKKLYQYFRIANGEIAETSFDFNILEFSKKYNFSVLKTDAVLKIISNYGIIEITDNYNKKSTLKFITHHSAILKFGEKNKSLSNFISVLLRTYGGLFDNEIKIDEFFIAKKAGITSKKVIENLEILQELEFLEYIPVQAAASLLFLVPREDDKTINRFAKNIQQFLYQKNKKAADLLRFIKNDALCRSIQLLSYFDEHTAEKCGICDVCLLERKSIKENLSEKIIALLKVEKMLTSKEISDSLHSNEKDILIHLRNLLALDKIFLNHQNKFQNK is encoded by the coding sequence ATGATTTCTCCTGAAAAAATACTCGCCCAATATTGGGGTTTTTCGCAATTTAGAACGCCTCAAAAAGAAATTATTACTGCTGTTTTAGAGGAAAAAGACGTTATAACATTACTACCAACTGGTGGCGGAAAATCATTATGTTTTCAAATACCTGGCTTAGTAAAAGAAGGAACTTGCTTGGTAATTTCACCTTTAATTGCCTTAATGCAAGATCAAGTAGAAAATCTTAAAAAGCTACATATAAAAGCGGTTACAATTCCTTCTGGAACTAGCCCAGATGAAATAATTACGCTTTTCGATACCATAAAATTCGGAAACGTAAAATTTCTATACATTTCTCCAGAAAGATTACAGTCTCCCTTAATTCAGCAAAAATTAACGGAAGTAAATTTAAATTTGGTTGCTATTGACGAAGCACATTGTATTTCGGAATGGGGTTATGACTTTAGGCCTTCGTATAGAAACATTAAAATTTTAAAAAATCTTAATGCAAGGGTTCCTTTTATTGCATTAACAGCAACCGCAAATAAGAGAGTTCTTAAAGATATTGAAGAAAATTTAGAGCTAAAAAGTCCAAAAATATTCCGAAAATCTTTTTCTCGAAAAAATTTGGCTTATCAAGTTTTTAAAATTGAAGATAAATTACAACGCTTGTTACAAATTTTTACAAAAACGAAAACACCAGCAATTGTTTATGTAAATTCAAGAAAAAAAACAGAAGAAATTGCCAATTTCTTAAATGCAAATGGTTTTAGAAGTGGTTTTTATCACGCTGGCTTATCTAAAATTAACAAGCAGATTTCTTTTGACAATTGGATGACAGAAAAAACACCTATAATGGTGGCTACAAATGCATTTGGAATGGGAATAGATAAGCCAAATGTGGGGCTCGTAATACATTATAATTTGCCTTTTAGTCTAGAAAATTATGTACAAGAAACAGGCAGAGCTGGTAGAAATAACAAAAAATCGTTTGCAGCACTTTTTTATAACGAGCACGATATTTTAATGTTTAAAGAACAACTGCAAAAATCGTTGCCAACAATTTTAGAAATTAAAGAAATTCATAAAAAACTATACCAATATTTTAGAATTGCAAATGGCGAAATTGCAGAAACTTCTTTTGACTTTAATATCTTAGAATTTTCTAAAAAATATAATTTTTCTGTCTTAAAAACAGATGCCGTTCTTAAAATAATTTCTAATTACGGGATTATAGAAATAACCGATAATTACAATAAAAAATCTACTTTAAAGTTTATTACCCATCATTCTGCCATTCTAAAATTCGGAGAAAAAAACAAGTCTCTTAGCAACTTTATTAGCGTTTTATTAAGAACTTATGGTGGTCTCTTCGATAATGAAATTAAAATCGACGAATTTTTTATTGCCAAAAAGGCAGGCATTACTTCAAAAAAAGTAATCGAAAATTTAGAGATATTGCAAGAACTAGAATTTTTAGAGTACATTCCTGTACAAGCTGCTGCTTCGTTACTATTTTTAGTTCCTAGAGAAGACGATAAAACCATTAATCGTTTTGCGAAAAACATCCAACAGTTTTTATATCAAAAAAATAAAAAAGCGGCAGATTTACTCCGTTTTATAAAAAACGATGCCCTTTGTAGAAGCATTCAACTTCTTTCTTATTTCGATGAGCATACAGCAGAAAAATGTGGCATTTGCGATGTTTGCTTATTAGAAAGAAAAAGTATAAAAGAAAACCTTTCAGAAAAAATAATTGCCCTTTTAAAGGTTGAAAAAATGCTAACTTCAAAAGAAATTAGCGATTCTTTACATAGTAACGAGAAAGACATTTTAATACATTTGCGAAACCTTTTGGCTTTAGACAAGATATTTTTAAATCATCAAAATAAATTTCAAAATAAATAA
- the fmt gene encoding methionyl-tRNA formyltransferase — protein MREIRIVFMGTPDFAVTILKNLVEKNYTIVGVITAPDKPAGRGRKLNESAVKKYAKSQNLTILQPTNLKNEAFTQKLKDLNANLQIVVAFRMLPKSVWQMPAYGTFNLHASLLPEYRGAAPIHWAIVNGETKTGVTTFFIDDKIDTGEIILQEKMAIAKDETVGSLHDKLMYLGANLVIKTVELIKKGAVKTIKQPNLEEKLAPKLNPENCRIDWNDSLDNIYNKIRGLNPFPAAWTIIRSHNEEISAKIYGVQKEEENHNFEFGNIISSKKELKVAVDKGYIIIDEIKLSGKKKMDAKSLLNGFHFYPDAKMM, from the coding sequence ATGAGAGAGATACGCATCGTTTTTATGGGAACCCCAGATTTTGCAGTAACCATTCTTAAAAATTTGGTTGAGAAAAATTACACCATTGTTGGGGTTATTACAGCTCCAGACAAACCCGCAGGCAGAGGAAGAAAATTAAATGAATCTGCAGTTAAAAAGTATGCAAAATCTCAAAATTTAACCATTTTACAACCTACAAATCTTAAAAATGAAGCTTTTACACAAAAATTAAAAGATTTAAATGCCAATTTACAAATTGTAGTTGCTTTTAGAATGTTACCAAAATCTGTTTGGCAAATGCCAGCATATGGTACTTTTAATTTGCATGCCTCTTTATTACCAGAATATAGAGGGGCTGCTCCTATACATTGGGCCATTGTTAATGGAGAAACCAAAACTGGAGTGACGACTTTTTTTATTGATGATAAAATTGATACTGGAGAAATTATTTTACAAGAAAAAATGGCGATTGCCAAAGACGAAACCGTTGGTAGTTTGCACGACAAATTAATGTATTTAGGTGCAAATTTGGTAATAAAAACTGTAGAACTCATAAAAAAAGGAGCTGTTAAAACGATAAAACAACCAAATTTAGAAGAAAAATTGGCTCCAAAATTAAACCCCGAGAATTGTAGAATCGATTGGAATGATTCTTTAGACAACATTTACAATAAAATTCGCGGTTTAAATCCATTTCCGGCAGCTTGGACAATAATACGTAGTCATAACGAAGAAATTTCTGCAAAGATTTATGGAGTTCAAAAAGAAGAAGAAAACCATAATTTTGAGTTTGGAAACATTATAAGTTCTAAAAAAGAGCTGAAAGTTGCAGTGGACAAAGGATACATTATTATAGACGAAATTAAACTTTCTGGAAAGAAAAAAATGGATGCAAAAAGTTTGCTAAATGGCTTTCATTTTTACCCAGACGCAAAAATGATGTAA
- a CDS encoding HU family DNA-binding protein encodes MNKSDLIDAMAADAGISKVAAKAALESFTSNVTSSLKKGEKVALVGFGTFSVSNRAARSGRNPQTGKTIQIAAKNVAKFKAGAGLSDAVN; translated from the coding sequence ATGAACAAATCAGATTTAATCGATGCAATGGCTGCAGATGCAGGAATTTCTAAAGTAGCAGCTAAAGCAGCTTTAGAGTCTTTTACAAGCAACGTAACTTCTTCTTTAAAAAAAGGTGAAAAAGTTGCTTTAGTAGGATTTGGAACTTTTTCGGTATCTAACAGAGCTGCAAGAAGTGGAAGAAATCCACAAACTGGAAAAACGATTCAAATTGCTGCTAAAAATGTAGCTAAATTTAAAGCTGGAGCAGGATTAAGCGATGCTGTAAACTAA
- a CDS encoding YqgE/AlgH family protein, whose translation MKEANLQKGKLLVAEPAILNDSSFNRAIILLTEHTENNTVGFILNKPLEYTVNDLVPDVRCRFHVYEGGPVEQDNLYFVHKIPELLDGSLEVANGIFWGGNFRQLKKLLNEGLLEESDIRFFLGYTGWSKNQLENEIKENSWFVSENDFENIFTLNEEDLWKNKLLQKGGNYKLWANAPKDFNLN comes from the coding sequence ATGAAAGAAGCAAATTTACAAAAGGGAAAACTGCTAGTTGCGGAACCTGCTATTTTAAACGATAGTTCTTTTAATAGAGCCATTATTTTATTAACAGAGCATACAGAAAATAACACTGTAGGCTTTATTTTAAATAAACCTTTAGAATATACTGTAAACGATTTGGTGCCAGATGTTCGTTGCCGTTTTCATGTGTATGAAGGTGGCCCTGTAGAACAAGACAATTTGTATTTTGTACATAAAATTCCGGAGTTGTTAGATGGTAGTTTAGAGGTTGCCAACGGTATTTTTTGGGGCGGTAATTTTAGGCAACTTAAAAAATTATTAAATGAAGGTTTGCTAGAAGAAAGTGATATTCGCTTTTTTTTGGGTTATACTGGATGGAGTAAAAATCAATTAGAAAATGAAATTAAAGAAAACTCTTGGTTTGTTTCTGAAAATGATTTCGAAAACATTTTTACATTAAATGAAGAAGACCTTTGGAAAAATAAACTGCTTCAAAAAGGTGGAAACTACAAGTTATGGGCAAATGCTCCTAAAGATTTTAATTTAAATTAA
- a CDS encoding aminotransferase class IV — translation MINFNGELLFKENVHLSTNNRGFKYGDGIFETIKIANKKVVFWEDHYFRLMASMRMLRMKIPMEFTLEFLEQEILKTVAVQKEASSFRARLNVYRKDGGLYTPTTHKIDYLIEVSPNNYKTKKPYKIDVFKDFYNYSGLLSTVKTNNRMLNTLASIFANENDLDNCILLNEKKGVVEVANGNIFIIKGNVVKTPALTEGCIKGVIRGKVIDMIKKNKEFTLEETVISPFEIQKANEVFVTNTIMGIQPVTHYKKKSFTTEFGEKLNNNLKVLQITGK, via the coding sequence ATGATTAATTTTAACGGCGAATTACTTTTTAAAGAAAACGTACATTTATCTACAAATAATAGAGGATTTAAATATGGAGATGGAATTTTTGAAACCATTAAAATAGCAAACAAAAAAGTTGTTTTTTGGGAAGATCATTACTTTAGGTTAATGGCTTCTATGAGAATGCTACGTATGAAAATTCCGATGGAATTTACTTTAGAATTTCTAGAACAAGAAATTTTAAAAACAGTGGCTGTTCAAAAAGAAGCTTCTTCGTTTAGAGCTCGCTTAAATGTTTATAGAAAAGATGGAGGTTTGTACACGCCAACAACCCATAAAATCGATTATTTAATAGAAGTTTCTCCAAACAATTACAAAACAAAGAAACCTTATAAAATCGATGTTTTTAAAGATTTTTATAATTATTCCGGACTTTTATCGACCGTAAAAACCAATAATAGAATGCTAAATACGTTGGCAAGTATTTTTGCCAATGAAAACGATTTAGACAATTGTATTTTGCTCAACGAAAAAAAAGGGGTTGTAGAGGTTGCCAATGGAAATATTTTTATAATAAAAGGCAATGTCGTTAAAACACCAGCTTTAACAGAAGGTTGTATTAAAGGAGTTATAAGGGGTAAAGTAATTGATATGATTAAAAAAAATAAAGAATTTACCCTAGAAGAAACTGTAATTTCTCCATTCGAAATTCAAAAAGCAAACGAAGTATTTGTAACCAATACAATCATGGGAATTCAACCAGTAACCCATTATAAGAAAAAATCGTTTACCACTGAGTTTGGCGAAAAGTTAAACAATAATTTAAAAGTGCTGCAAATTACCGGAAAATAA
- a CDS encoding START-like domain-containing protein gives MEKVKFELEIPIHASPNMLYQYISSPSNLQEWFADKVNSRGKIFSFIWDGVKEEATLISKKTDERIRWKWLESEGDESFFELKIQVDPLTKDVSIIVTDFADDKDEIEEAKKLWENQIEELKHTIGA, from the coding sequence ATGGAAAAAGTAAAATTCGAATTAGAAATCCCAATTCATGCCTCACCAAACATGCTATATCAGTATATATCTTCGCCATCTAATTTACAAGAATGGTTTGCAGATAAAGTAAATTCTAGAGGTAAAATATTTAGCTTTATTTGGGATGGAGTTAAAGAAGAAGCAACATTAATCTCTAAAAAAACAGACGAAAGAATTCGTTGGAAATGGTTAGAAAGTGAAGGCGACGAAAGTTTTTTTGAGCTAAAGATACAAGTAGATCCACTAACCAAAGATGTTTCTATAATTGTCACCGATTTTGCAGATGATAAAGATGAGATAGAAGAAGCAAAAAAACTTTGGGAAAATCAAATCGAGGAATTAAAACATACCATAGGAGCTTAA